In Streptococcus sp. SN-1, a single genomic region encodes these proteins:
- a CDS encoding ABC transporter substrate-binding protein/permease has translation MKKKFLAFLLILFPIFSLGIAKAETIKIVSDTAYAPFEFKDSDQTYKGIDVDIINKVAEIKGWNIQMSYPGFDAAVNAVQAGQADAIMAGMTKTKEREKVFTMSDTYYDTKVVIATTKAHKISKYDQLTGKTVGVKNGTAAQRFLETIKDKYGFTIKTFDTSDLMNNSLSAGAIDAMMDDKPVIEYAINQGQDLHIEMDGEAVGSFAFGVKKGSKYEHLVTEFNQALAEMKKDGSLDKIIKKWTASSSSAVPTTSTLAGLKAIPVKAKYIIASDSSFAPFVFQNSSNQFTGIDMELIKAIAKDQGFEIEITNPGFDAAISAVQAGQADGIIAGMSVTDARKATFDFSESYYTANTILGVKESSTIASYEDLKGKTVGVKNGTASQTFLTENQSKYGYKIKTFADGSSMYDSLNTGAIDAVMDDEPVLKYSISQGQKLKTPIAGTPIGETAFAVKKGANPELIEMFNNGLANLKANGEFQKILDKYLASESSSASTSTVDETTIWGLLQNNYKQLLSGLGITLALALISFAIAIVIGIIFGMFSVSPYKSLRVISEIFVDVIRGIPLMILAAFIFWGIPNFIESITGQQSPINDFVAGTIALSLNAAAYIAEIVRGGIQAVPVGQMEASRSLGISYGKTMRKIILPQATKLMLPNFVNQFVIALKDTTIVSAIGLVELFQTGKIIIARNYQSFKMYAILAIFYLVIITLLTKLAKRLEKRIR, from the coding sequence ATGAAGAAAAAATTTCTAGCATTTTTGCTAATTTTATTCCCAATTTTCTCATTAGGTATTGCGAAAGCAGAGACGATTAAGATTGTTTCTGATACCGCCTATGCACCTTTTGAGTTTAAAGATTCAGATCAAACTTATAAAGGAATTGATGTTGACATTATCAATAAAGTCGCTGAGATTAAAGGATGGAACATTCAGATGTCCTATCCTGGATTTGACGCAGCGGTGAATGCAGTTCAAGCTGGTCAAGCTGACGCTATCATGGCAGGGATGACAAAGACGAAAGAACGTGAAAAAGTCTTCACCATGTCTGATACTTACTATGATACAAAAGTTGTCATTGCAACTACAAAGGCACACAAGATTAGTAAATATGACCAATTAACTGGCAAAACCGTTGGTGTAAAAAACGGAACTGCTGCTCAACGTTTTCTTGAAACAATCAAAGATAAATACGGCTTTACTATTAAAACATTTGACACTAGTGATTTGATGAACAACAGCTTGAGTGCTGGTGCCATCGATGCCATGATGGATGACAAACCTGTTATCGAGTATGCCATTAACCAAGGGCAAGACCTCCATATTGAAATGGATGGTGAAGCTGTAGGTAGCTTTGCTTTCGGTGTTAAAAAAGGTAGCAAATACGAGCACTTAGTCACTGAATTTAACCAAGCCTTGGCTGAAATGAAAAAAGATGGTAGTCTTGATAAAATCATCAAGAAATGGACTGCTTCATCATCTTCAGCAGTGCCAACTACATCTACTCTAGCAGGATTAAAAGCCATTCCTGTTAAAGCTAAATACATTATTGCCAGCGATTCTTCTTTTGCACCTTTTGTTTTCCAAAATTCAAGCAACCAATTTACTGGTATTGATATGGAATTGATTAAGGCAATCGCTAAAGACCAAGGTTTCGAAATTGAAATCACCAATCCTGGTTTTGATGCCGCTATCAGTGCTGTTCAAGCTGGACAAGCTGATGGTATCATTGCTGGTATGTCTGTCACAGATGCTCGTAAGGCAACTTTTGACTTCTCAGAATCATACTACACAGCCAATACTATCCTTGGTGTCAAAGAATCAAGCACCATTGCTTCTTATGAAGACTTGAAAGGGAAGACAGTTGGTGTTAAAAACGGAACTGCTTCTCAAACCTTCCTAACAGAAAATCAAAGTAAATACGGCTACAAAATTAAAACCTTCGCTGATGGTTCGTCAATGTATGACAGTTTAAATACTGGGGCCATCGATGCCGTTATGGATGATGAGCCTGTTCTCAAATATTCTATCAGCCAAGGTCAAAAATTGAAGACTCCAATCGCTGGAACTCCAATCGGTGAAACAGCCTTTGCCGTTAAAAAAGGAGCAAATCCAGAATTGATTGAAATGTTCAACAACGGACTTGCAAACCTTAAAGCAAACGGGGAATTCCAAAAGATTCTTGATAAATATCTAGCTAGCGAATCTTCATCTGCTTCAACAAGCACTGTTGATGAGACAACTATCTGGGGCTTGCTCCAAAACAACTACAAACAACTCCTTAGTGGTCTTGGTATCACTCTTGCTCTAGCTCTTATCTCATTTGCTATTGCTATTGTTATCGGGATTATCTTCGGTATGTTTAGTGTTAGCCCATACAAATCTCTTCGTGTAATCTCTGAGATTTTCGTTGACGTTATCCGTGGTATTCCATTGATGATTCTTGCAGCCTTCATCTTCTGGGGTATTCCAAACTTCATCGAGTCCATCACAGGCCAACAAAGTCCAATTAACGACTTCGTAGCTGGTACTATTGCCCTCTCACTCAACGCAGCAGCTTATATCGCTGAAATCGTTCGTGGTGGTATTCAGGCCGTTCCAGTTGGCCAAATGGAAGCCAGCCGAAGCTTGGGTATCTCTTATGGAAAAACCATGCGTAAGATTATCTTGCCACAAGCAACTAAATTAATGTTGCCAAACTTTGTTAACCAATTCGTTATCGCTCTTAAAGATACAACTATCGTATCTGCTATCGGTTTGGTTGAACTCTTCCAAACTGGTAAGATTATCATTGCCCGTAACTACCAAAGTTTCAAGATGTATGCAATTCTTGCTATCTTCTATCTTGTAATTATCACACTTTTGACTAAACTAGCGAAACGCTTAGAAAAGAGGATTCGTTAA
- a CDS encoding CPBP family intramembrane glutamic endopeptidase, with protein MKNKRIFKDFQASKMSLNIYTSPLLAFAFVFIGEFVAYTLYGISLLALIGLARNFGEAGQNLASYLQTLQQSLMDKTSDFHLILELLSFGFILNTVFRWTRKVEKRPIRTLGFYRENCLSNLLKGFGLGLALFLLTLLGLVALGQYRLESIHLDPYSLVFVIFTIPFWILQGTTEEVVSRAWLLPQLASRTNLKLAVLISSLFFTLLHAGNSGLTPLSLMNLFLFGVAMALYLLKTDTVWGVAGIHGAWNFAQGNLFGILVSGQPSGTSLMTFLPQGNQGWLSGGSFGIEGSIMTSLVLLLLIVYLAYQLKKENERM; from the coding sequence ATGAAGAACAAAAGAATATTTAAAGACTTCCAAGCTTCAAAAATGAGTTTAAACATTTACACAAGCCCCTTGTTAGCCTTTGCTTTTGTCTTCATAGGAGAGTTTGTGGCTTATACTCTGTATGGTATTAGTTTGTTAGCTCTCATCGGACTTGCTAGAAATTTTGGAGAGGCTGGTCAAAATCTTGCAAGCTACTTACAGACCTTGCAGCAGAGCTTGATGGATAAAACAAGTGACTTTCATTTAATTTTAGAATTGCTGTCTTTTGGTTTTATTCTCAACACTGTGTTCAGATGGACTAGAAAAGTAGAGAAAAGACCTATTCGAACTTTAGGATTTTATAGAGAGAATTGCCTCAGCAATCTTCTGAAAGGATTTGGTCTAGGCCTGGCACTTTTTCTTCTGACCTTGCTAGGTTTGGTGGCCTTAGGGCAATATCGTTTGGAATCCATTCACTTGGATCCATATTCGCTTGTCTTTGTCATTTTTACCATTCCATTTTGGATTTTACAGGGGACAACAGAAGAAGTGGTTTCCCGTGCATGGCTCCTTCCTCAATTGGCTTCAAGAACCAATTTAAAACTTGCTGTTCTTATATCTAGCCTATTCTTTACTTTGCTCCATGCTGGGAATTCTGGTCTAACACCTCTATCTCTAATGAATCTCTTCTTATTCGGAGTTGCTATGGCTCTTTATCTTCTCAAAACCGATACAGTTTGGGGTGTTGCAGGTATTCATGGGGCTTGGAATTTTGCTCAGGGTAATCTTTTTGGGATTTTAGTTAGTGGTCAACCGTCAGGAACGTCTTTGATGACCTTTTTACCACAAGGCAATCAAGGCTGGTTATCAGGAGGATCTTTTGGGATTGAAGGTTCTATCATGACAAGTTTAGTCTTGTTACTTTTGATTGTCTATCTCGCTTACCAATTAAAGAAAGAAAATGAAAGGATGTGA
- the uvrB gene encoding excinuclease ABC subunit UvrB, translating into MINRITDNQFKLVSKYQPSGDQPQAIEQLVDNIEGGEKAQILMGATGTGKTYTMSQVIYKVNKPTLVIAHNKTLAGQLYGEFKEFFPENAVEYFVSYYDYYQPEAYVPSSDTYIEKDSSVNDEIDKLRHSATSALLERNDVIVVASVSCIYGLGSPKEYADSVVSLRPGLEISRDKLLNDLVDIQFERNDIDFQRGRFRVRGDVVEIFPASRDEHAFRVEFFGDEIDRIREVEALTGQVLGEVDHLAIFPATHFVTNDDHMEVAIAKIQAELEEQLAVFEKEGKLLEAQRLKQRTEYDIEMLREMGYTNGVENYSRHMDGRSEGEPPYTLLDFFPDDFLIMIDESHMTMGQIKGMYNGDRSRKEMLVNYGFRLPSALDNRPLRREEFESHVHQIVYVSATPGDYENEQTETVIEQIIRPTGLLDPEVEVRPTMGQIDDLLGEINARVEKNERTFITTLTKKMAEDLTDYFKEMGIKVKYMHSDIKTLERTEIIRDLRLGVFDVLVGINLLREGIDVPEVSLVAILDADKEGFLRNERGLIQTIGRAARNSEGHVIMYADTMTQSMQRAIDETARRRKIQMAYNEEHGIVPQTIKKEIRDLIAVTKAVAKEEDKEVDINSLNKQERKDLVKKLEKQMQEAVEVLDFELAAQIRDMMLEVKALD; encoded by the coding sequence ATGATTAACCGCATTACAGACAATCAATTTAAACTAGTATCAAAATATCAACCATCAGGAGATCAACCCCAAGCTATCGAGCAGTTGGTTGATAATATCGAGGGGGGAGAAAAAGCTCAGATTCTGATGGGGGCGACCGGAACAGGGAAGACCTATACCATGAGTCAGGTCATTTACAAAGTCAATAAACCAACTCTGGTCATCGCCCACAATAAAACTCTAGCAGGCCAGCTATATGGAGAGTTCAAGGAATTTTTCCCTGAAAATGCAGTTGAGTACTTTGTGTCTTACTATGATTATTACCAACCTGAGGCCTATGTCCCTTCTAGCGATACCTATATTGAAAAGGATAGCTCTGTTAATGATGAGATTGACAAGCTTCGCCACTCAGCTACCTCAGCCCTTTTGGAGCGTAATGATGTTATCGTCGTAGCTTCCGTTTCTTGTATCTATGGTCTGGGTTCGCCCAAGGAATACGCTGATAGCGTCGTTAGTCTGCGTCCAGGTCTTGAAATTTCTCGTGATAAACTCTTAAATGACTTGGTTGATATTCAGTTTGAGCGAAATGATATTGATTTCCAACGGGGAAGATTTCGTGTGCGTGGGGATGTAGTGGAGATTTTCCCTGCTTCCCGTGATGAACATGCCTTTCGAGTGGAGTTTTTCGGAGACGAGATTGACCGTATCCGTGAGGTTGAGGCTCTGACAGGCCAGGTATTGGGAGAAGTGGATCATTTGGCGATTTTCCCAGCTACTCACTTTGTGACCAATGACGACCATATGGAAGTGGCTATTGCCAAGATTCAGGCAGAGTTGGAGGAGCAGTTAGCTGTCTTTGAGAAGGAAGGCAAATTACTTGAAGCTCAGCGTTTGAAGCAGCGGACAGAGTACGATATCGAAATGCTGCGCGAGATGGGCTATACAAATGGGGTTGAAAACTATTCACGCCATATGGATGGCCGTAGCGAAGGTGAGCCACCTTATACGCTTCTCGACTTCTTTCCAGATGATTTCTTGATTATGATTGACGAGAGTCATATGACTATGGGACAAATCAAAGGTATGTACAATGGTGACCGTTCGCGTAAGGAAATGCTGGTTAATTATGGTTTCCGTTTGCCATCAGCTTTGGACAATCGTCCTCTCCGTCGGGAGGAGTTTGAGAGTCACGTTCATCAGATTGTTTACGTTTCAGCGACACCTGGTGACTATGAAAATGAACAGACCGAGACAGTGATTGAGCAAATCATTCGTCCAACAGGACTCTTGGATCCAGAGGTAGAAGTCCGTCCGACTATGGGACAGATTGATGACCTTTTGGGTGAAATCAATGCCCGTGTTGAAAAGAATGAACGAACCTTTATCACCACTTTGACTAAGAAAATGGCAGAGGACTTGACCGACTACTTCAAGGAAATGGGTATCAAGGTCAAGTACATGCACTCGGATATCAAGACCTTGGAACGGACGGAGATTATCCGTGATCTGCGCTTGGGTGTCTTTGATGTCTTGGTCGGAATTAACCTGCTCCGTGAAGGGATTGACGTACCTGAAGTGAGTCTCGTAGCCATTCTAGATGCTGACAAGGAAGGCTTCCTCCGTAACGAACGTGGCTTAATCCAAACTATTGGACGTGCTGCCCGTAACAGCGAAGGACATGTCATCATGTATGCGGACACGATGACTCAGTCTATGCAACGTGCCATTGATGAAACTGCCCGCCGTCGGAAAATCCAGATGGCTTATAATGAAGAGCATGGTATCGTACCTCAAACCATCAAGAAAGAAATCCGTGATCTTATTGCCGTTACCAAGGCAGTTGCTAAGGAAGAGGACAAGGAAGTCGATATTAATAGCCTTAATAAACAAGAACGCAAAGACCTCGTCAAGAAACTAGAAAAACAAATGCAAGAAGCTGTCGAAGTGCTTGACTTTGAACTCGCAGCTCAGATTCGTGATATGATGCTGGAAGTCAAGGCGTTGGATTAG
- a CDS encoding 8-oxo-dGTP diphosphatase, whose amino-acid sequence MSRSQLTILTNICLIEDPETQRVVMQYRSPETNRWSGYAFPGGHVENGEAFAESVIREIYEETGLTIQNPQLVGIKNWPLDTGGRYIVICYKATEFSGSLRSSDEGEVSWVQKDQIPNLDLAYDMLPLMEMMEAPDKSEFFYPRRTEDDWEKKIF is encoded by the coding sequence ATGTCCCGTTCCCAATTAACAATTTTAACAAACATTTGTCTGATTGAAGACCCCGAAACTCAGCGCGTGGTTATGCAGTATCGCTCTCCTGAAACAAATCGCTGGTCTGGTTATGCCTTTCCTGGAGGTCATGTTGAAAATGGTGAGGCTTTTGCGGAGTCTGTCATTCGTGAAATCTACGAAGAAACAGGATTGACTATCCAAAATCCTCAACTTGTCGGCATTAAAAATTGGCCACTAGATACAGGTGGGCGCTATATTGTCATTTGTTATAAGGCGACTGAGTTCTCTGGTAGCCTTCGCTCTTCAGATGAAGGAGAAGTTTCTTGGGTGCAAAAAGACCAGATTCCAAACTTGGATCTGGCCTATGATATGTTACCCTTGATGGAGATGATGGAAGCTCCTGACAAATCAGAGTTTTTCTACCCTCGCCGTACAGAAGATGATTGGGAGAAGAAAATCTTCTAG